In the genome of Ureibacillus sp. FSL W7-1570, the window ACAGCAAGTTTCTTCTGATGATTTGGCCTTTTCAGCAGCCTCGCGGAAATCGATTTCCGAACCAAACTCCGATGACTTATCTTTTGAATCCGTGTCAATCAGAATTTTTTCGGCACCACAAACATTCCCTTTTTTG includes:
- a CDS encoding DUF1540 domain-containing protein — protein: MPNVVVNCTVSNCYFHKKGNVCGAEKILIDTDSKDKSSEFGSEIDFREAAEKAKSSEETCCKTFRPKNERK